Proteins found in one Candidatus Dadabacteria bacterium genomic segment:
- a CDS encoding histidine triad nucleotide-binding protein translates to MDNQVMGTIFTQIINREIPADIVYEDETCLAFRDINPQAPVHVLLIPKKPIVSMATVGTEDQTVLGHLMVKASEIASSLGLGENGYRLVVNTNEDAGQSVFHLHIHILGGRKLTWPPG, encoded by the coding sequence ATGGACAATCAAGTTATGGGTACGATTTTCACGCAGATAATAAACCGGGAGATTCCAGCCGATATAGTCTATGAAGACGAAACGTGTCTTGCCTTCAGGGACATAAATCCCCAGGCGCCAGTCCATGTTCTTCTGATACCGAAAAAGCCGATAGTCTCAATGGCCACTGTCGGGACGGAGGATCAGACGGTCCTGGGACACCTTATGGTCAAGGCTTCGGAGATAGCTTCATCTCTCGGCCTCGGCGAAAACGGCTACAGGCTCGTGGTTAACACGAACGAGGACGCGGGACAAAGCGTTTTTCATCTGCATATACATATCCTCGGCGGAAGAAAGCTCACCTGGCCTCCGGGATAG
- a CDS encoding DUF547 domain-containing protein, producing MKTNGAARHLKAAVLFLLVSVISPASFPNISPASAKTVQISFWDRENEANTEKIDHVSWQQILNAYLEVDPSGVSKFDYASLKADAGDRAKLAEYLGYLHRIDPRDYSKAEQKAYWINFYNSLTVKLVVDAYPVKSILEICRDRVSGSQCSGPWKETHAKVAGQNLTLDNIENGILRPIWKDNLIHYGLSCASYGCPSLLKTAFSAKNTEGLLAAAAREYVNHPRGVSFIENDLIIISSIYKWYSEDFGKNEQDIIRHLQSYADKKLTERLKNFKGSIDYEYDWSLNCP from the coding sequence ATGAAAACAAACGGCGCTGCCAGACACCTTAAAGCAGCGGTTCTTTTCTTGCTTGTTTCTGTTATCTCGCCTGCTTCGTTTCCGAATATTTCCCCCGCATCGGCCAAGACCGTGCAGATTTCGTTCTGGGACAGGGAAAACGAGGCAAACACGGAGAAAATTGACCACGTTTCATGGCAGCAGATATTAAACGCTTACCTTGAGGTTGACCCTTCGGGTGTAAGCAAGTTTGATTATGCCTCACTCAAGGCAGACGCCGGGGACAGGGCGAAGCTTGCGGAGTATCTTGGATACCTGCACCGCATTGACCCAAGAGACTATTCAAAAGCCGAACAGAAAGCCTACTGGATAAACTTCTACAACTCCCTTACGGTGAAATTAGTGGTGGACGCCTACCCGGTTAAGTCCATACTTGAGATATGCAGAGACCGTGTTTCGGGTTCGCAGTGCTCTGGTCCATGGAAAGAAACCCACGCGAAAGTGGCCGGCCAGAACCTGACTCTTGATAATATTGAAAACGGTATCCTCCGTCCGATCTGGAAAGACAACCTTATTCACTACGGCCTGAGCTGCGCGAGCTACGGGTGTCCCAGCCTGCTAAAGACGGCTTTTTCGGCGAAAAACACGGAGGGGCTGCTGGCTGCCGCGGCGCGGGAATACGTGAACCACCCTCGCGGGGTAAGCTTCATCGAGAACGATCTGATCATTATCTCGAGCATCTACAAGTGGTATTCAGAGGACTTCGGTAAAAATGAGCAGGACATTATAAGGCATCTTCAAAGTTATGCGGATAAAAAGCTCACAGAGCGGCTTAAAAACTTTAAAGGGTCGATAGATTACGAGTATGACTGGAGTCTTAACTGCCCCTGA
- the ileS gene encoding isoleucine--tRNA ligase — translation MQQKTNYKDTLNLPRTDFAMKANLQQKEPLIQKSWEKESLFEKIREKNRNREKFLFHDGPPYANGPIHLGHLLNKVLKDLVVRSKIMEGFNVDFVPGWDCHGLPIEHKVLKELGEDASAMPALSIRRSCGKYAAKYVKMQSKQMIRLGTLGNYKEPYLTMTPGYEAGVLEAFSKLLEKGLVYRDLKPVHWSIENRTALAEAELEYHERKDKSVYVLFEIDDPAALPPSLNAKQGERVCLMIWTTTPWTLPANLAISVAPKGKYGLYRSPEGENLIIGESLCEEVFEKSGKGNYEKVGSCLGEEFSERGVSCNHPFIERKSAVVTADYVTFTTGTGCVHTAPGHGDEDYRTGLKEGLDIYCPVREDGTFDDTVPQWLKGKGVWESNEIITQRLSDSGNLFHSEPYVHSYPHDWRSKTPTIFRATDQWFIHMDKPFGETGRTLREIAIDAVAKNIDFYPDWGKSRLGGMLESRPDWCVSRQRSWGLPLPYFTDGEGRAVMTVKMVAAVSERIREKGSDVWFFSEPLKLLSDYDPKDDPEAPDWLRSKEDMEKLLKGGDVFDVWFESGSSWNSVLRARDLGYPADMYLEGSDQHRGWFQSSLLVALGATGKSPFRALFTHGFMVDARGRKMSKSGGNAIDVEDILGRYGADVCRWWVSSLSYSNDIKVDWEFFDVAADEYRKIRNTIRFLLGNLSDFDPEQDAVEMDEEDRYSIDRWAHCEFTRFAEETSEAYSGFQYKKASDLLFSFCSNEMSAVYLACVKDRLYCERKDSRKRRRSQTVMYEIAEGIIKFLAPILVHTSYEAWKSLRKDPEANVHLEEFPRVRRVPAEGIWSDVMDIRKRCLKALEEARGEGCISNPLDASVHLTVGGELLSEIKKFEGELEDLCGVSRFRVTEGDEILVELTDISSEPRCERSWKRGETVRKRQNGNFLSERDALALGL, via the coding sequence ATGCAGCAGAAAACAAACTACAAAGACACCCTTAATCTTCCCAGAACAGATTTCGCGATGAAGGCCAACCTGCAGCAAAAAGAGCCTCTCATCCAGAAATCCTGGGAAAAGGAGAGCCTGTTTGAAAAAATCCGCGAAAAGAACCGAAACCGCGAAAAGTTCCTTTTCCATGACGGACCCCCTTACGCAAACGGGCCCATTCATCTGGGGCACCTGCTTAACAAGGTTCTAAAGGACCTGGTCGTACGCTCAAAGATAATGGAAGGATTCAACGTGGATTTTGTTCCCGGCTGGGATTGCCACGGCCTCCCGATAGAGCACAAGGTATTAAAAGAGCTGGGGGAAGACGCCTCCGCCATGCCGGCGCTCTCAATCAGACGCAGCTGCGGCAAATACGCGGCAAAATACGTAAAGATGCAGTCAAAGCAAATGATTCGTCTCGGCACTCTTGGCAACTACAAGGAACCCTACCTGACGATGACCCCCGGTTATGAAGCCGGAGTGCTTGAGGCATTCTCGAAACTGCTTGAAAAAGGACTTGTTTACAGGGACTTAAAACCTGTCCACTGGTCAATTGAAAACCGTACAGCCCTCGCGGAGGCGGAACTCGAATACCACGAAAGAAAGGATAAAAGCGTCTACGTGCTCTTTGAAATTGACGACCCGGCGGCACTGCCCCCGTCCCTTAACGCAAAACAGGGCGAGAGGGTGTGCCTTATGATATGGACTACAACGCCCTGGACCCTTCCGGCGAACCTCGCCATTTCTGTGGCGCCGAAAGGAAAATACGGTCTTTACAGGTCCCCTGAGGGTGAGAATCTGATTATCGGCGAGTCTCTCTGCGAAGAAGTTTTCGAGAAATCGGGAAAAGGGAACTACGAGAAAGTCGGTTCCTGCCTGGGAGAAGAGTTCTCAGAACGGGGCGTATCATGCAACCACCCGTTTATCGAGAGAAAATCAGCAGTGGTAACGGCCGATTACGTGACTTTCACAACCGGAACCGGATGTGTCCATACAGCCCCCGGTCACGGCGATGAAGACTACAGAACTGGTCTTAAGGAGGGACTTGATATCTACTGTCCTGTCAGGGAGGATGGTACTTTTGACGATACGGTGCCGCAGTGGTTAAAAGGAAAAGGGGTCTGGGAAAGCAATGAAATAATAACGCAGAGACTTTCGGATTCCGGAAACCTTTTTCATTCTGAACCCTATGTCCACAGCTATCCGCATGACTGGCGAAGCAAGACTCCCACCATATTCAGAGCGACAGATCAGTGGTTCATACATATGGACAAGCCCTTTGGCGAAACGGGGAGGACCCTGAGGGAAATCGCCATTGACGCAGTCGCAAAAAACATTGATTTCTATCCTGACTGGGGAAAAAGCCGCCTTGGCGGCATGCTTGAGTCAAGACCCGACTGGTGTGTATCCAGACAAAGATCATGGGGGCTTCCGCTTCCGTACTTCACGGATGGAGAAGGCAGGGCGGTTATGACCGTGAAAATGGTTGCGGCTGTTTCAGAAAGAATAAGAGAGAAAGGTTCTGACGTATGGTTTTTCTCAGAGCCCCTCAAGCTTCTTAGTGACTATGATCCGAAAGACGACCCCGAAGCCCCGGATTGGCTTCGGTCAAAAGAGGATATGGAGAAGCTTTTAAAAGGCGGTGATGTATTTGACGTGTGGTTTGAGTCGGGCTCGTCTTGGAATTCGGTGCTCAGAGCCAGGGATCTCGGATACCCAGCGGACATGTACCTTGAGGGATCGGATCAGCACAGGGGATGGTTCCAGTCATCGCTTCTGGTTGCCCTCGGAGCAACGGGGAAGAGCCCTTTCCGTGCGCTTTTCACCCACGGGTTCATGGTTGACGCCCGCGGCAGGAAAATGAGTAAGTCAGGCGGCAATGCCATTGATGTAGAGGACATACTGGGCAGGTACGGGGCTGATGTATGCAGATGGTGGGTAAGCTCCCTTAGCTATTCAAACGATATAAAGGTCGACTGGGAGTTTTTTGACGTGGCGGCGGATGAGTACAGGAAGATACGGAACACCATAAGGTTTCTCCTGGGAAACCTGAGCGATTTTGACCCAGAGCAAGACGCAGTCGAGATGGACGAGGAGGACAGGTACTCGATCGATCGCTGGGCTCACTGCGAGTTCACGAGATTCGCCGAGGAGACCTCAGAAGCCTACAGTGGGTTTCAATACAAAAAGGCAAGTGATCTTCTGTTTTCGTTCTGCTCAAACGAGATGAGCGCGGTTTATCTTGCCTGCGTAAAGGACAGGCTTTACTGCGAGAGAAAGGACAGCAGGAAAAGAAGGCGCTCCCAGACAGTCATGTACGAAATAGCTGAGGGAATAATAAAGTTCCTGGCCCCAATACTGGTTCACACCTCCTATGAAGCCTGGAAATCCCTTAGAAAAGACCCTGAGGCAAACGTGCATCTCGAAGAATTCCCCCGGGTAAGAAGAGTTCCGGCAGAAGGGATATGGAGCGATGTCATGGACATAAGAAAACGGTGTCTAAAGGCTCTTGAGGAAGCAAGAGGGGAGGGGTGCATAAGCAATCCCCTTGATGCGTCTGTTCACCTGACGGTCGGAGGGGAGCTTTTAAGCGAGATAAAAAAGTTCGAGGGGGAACTTGAAGATCTCTGCGGAGTGAGCAGGTTCAGGGTCACTGAAGGGGATGAAATCCTTGTGGAGCTTACCGATATATCTTCTGAACCCAGATGCGAGCGTTCTTGGAAGAGGGGGGAGACCGTCAGGAAAAGGCAGAACGGAAACTTTCTAAGCGAAAGGGACGCGCTTGCGCTCGGGCTTTAA